The following proteins come from a genomic window of Sorex araneus isolate mSorAra2 chromosome 1, mSorAra2.pri, whole genome shotgun sequence:
- the SELENOP gene encoding selenoprotein P isoform X1 — protein sequence MWRGLGLALALCLLPGGGTESQGQSSLCKKPPAWSIRDEDPMLNSNGSVTVVALLQASUHLCIIQASRLEDLRVKLEEEGYSNISYVIVNHQGFHSQLRYRHLKNQVSEHIPVYQQEENQTDIWTLLNGNKDDFLVYDRCGRLVYHIGIPFSFLSFPYVEEAIKIAYCENKCGNCSLTTLKHEEFCKNISLASAEKPTEAPHHFHHQPHHHRHGHQQLGHPQFSEHQQPEKTEASEHPSLTHLHHHHKHKGPPSQGDPENUDMPASGGSQLSLPQKKLURKRCINQLLUKLPKDSELAPSSUCUHCRHLVFEKTGSAITUQCNENLPSLCSUQGLWAEENVIESUQURLPPAAUQSGQQPKPTVDNTKUSUKNQAEMUKUPAN from the exons ATGTGGAGAGGCTTGGGGCTGGCCCTGGCTCTCTGTCTCCTCCCTGGAGGAGGAACAGAGAGCCAGGGGCAGAGCTCCTTGTGTAAGAAACCTCCAGCCTGGAGCATAAGGGACGAAGATCCAATGCTGAACTCAAATGGCTCAGTGACTGTGGTTGCTCTTCTTCAAGCCAGCTGACATCTGTGTATTATCCAGGCATCTAG ATTGGAAGACCTGCGAGTAAAACTGGAGGAAGAAGGATATTCTAACATTTCCTATGTCATTGTTAATCATCAAGGATTCCATTCTCAACTGAGATATAGACATCTTAAAAATCAGGTTTCAGAGCATATTCCTGTTTATCAACAAGAAGAAAACCAAACAGACATCTGGACTCTTTTAAATGGGAATAAAGATGACTTTCTCGTATATGACAG atgCGGTCGTCTTGTCTATCATATTGGCATACCtttttcctttctatctttcCCCTATGTAGAAGAAGCCATTAAGATTGCTTACTGTGAAAACAAATGTGGAAATTGCTCTCTCACG ACTCTGAAACACGAAGAATTCTGTAAGAACATTTCTTTGGCATCTGCAGAGAAGCCCACCGAGGCTCCACACCATTTCCATCACCAGCCCCATCATCACAGGcatgggcaccagcagcttgggCACCCTCAGTTTTCAGAGCACCAGCAACCAGAAAAGACAGAAGCTTCAGAGCATCCCTCTCTTACACACCTCCATCACCACCATAAGCACAAGGGCCCACCGAGTCAGGGCGACCCCGAGAACTGAGATATGCCTGCAAGTGGAGGGTCTCAACTTTCTCTTCCACAAAAGAAGCTCTGACGAAAGAGATGTATAAATCAGCTACTTTGAAAGTTGCCCAAAGATTCAGAGTTGGCTCCCAGTAGCTGATGCTGACACTGCCGACATCTGGTCTTTGAAAAAACAGGGTCTGCCATCACCTGACAGTGTAATGAAAACCTCCCCTCTTTATGCAGCTGACAGGGTCTTTGGGCAGAGGAGAATGTCATTGAATCCTGACAGTGACGTTTGCCTCCTGCTGCCTGACAGTCAGGTCAGCAGCCCAAGCCCACAGTAGACAACACCAAATGAAGCTGAAAAAATCAGGCAGAAATGTGAAAATGACCTGCAAACTAA
- the SELENOP gene encoding selenoprotein P isoform X2 — MWRGLGLALALCLLPGGGTESQGQSSLCKKPPAWSIRDEDPMLNSNGSVTVVALLQASUHLCIIQASRLEDLRVKLEEEGYSNISYVIVNHQGFHSQLRYRHLKNQVSEHIPVYQQEENQTDIWTLLNGNKDDFLVYDRCGRLVYHIGIPFSFLSFPYVEEAIKIAYCENKCGNCSLTTLKHEEFCKNISLASAEKPTEAPHHFHHQPHHHRHGHQQLGHPQFSEHQQPEKTEASEHPSLTHLHHHHKHKGPPSQGDPENUDMPASGGSQLSLPQKKLURKRCINQLLUKLPKDSELAPSSUCUHCRHLVFEKTGSAITUQCNENLPSLCSUQGLWAEENVIESUQURLPPAA, encoded by the exons ATGTGGAGAGGCTTGGGGCTGGCCCTGGCTCTCTGTCTCCTCCCTGGAGGAGGAACAGAGAGCCAGGGGCAGAGCTCCTTGTGTAAGAAACCTCCAGCCTGGAGCATAAGGGACGAAGATCCAATGCTGAACTCAAATGGCTCAGTGACTGTGGTTGCTCTTCTTCAAGCCAGCTGACATCTGTGTATTATCCAGGCATCTAG ATTGGAAGACCTGCGAGTAAAACTGGAGGAAGAAGGATATTCTAACATTTCCTATGTCATTGTTAATCATCAAGGATTCCATTCTCAACTGAGATATAGACATCTTAAAAATCAGGTTTCAGAGCATATTCCTGTTTATCAACAAGAAGAAAACCAAACAGACATCTGGACTCTTTTAAATGGGAATAAAGATGACTTTCTCGTATATGACAG atgCGGTCGTCTTGTCTATCATATTGGCATACCtttttcctttctatctttcCCCTATGTAGAAGAAGCCATTAAGATTGCTTACTGTGAAAACAAATGTGGAAATTGCTCTCTCACG ACTCTGAAACACGAAGAATTCTGTAAGAACATTTCTTTGGCATCTGCAGAGAAGCCCACCGAGGCTCCACACCATTTCCATCACCAGCCCCATCATCACAGGcatgggcaccagcagcttgggCACCCTCAGTTTTCAGAGCACCAGCAACCAGAAAAGACAGAAGCTTCAGAGCATCCCTCTCTTACACACCTCCATCACCACCATAAGCACAAGGGCCCACCGAGTCAGGGCGACCCCGAGAACTGAGATATGCCTGCAAGTGGAGGGTCTCAACTTTCTCTTCCACAAAAGAAGCTCTGACGAAAGAGATGTATAAATCAGCTACTTTGAAAGTTGCCCAAAGATTCAGAGTTGGCTCCCAGTAGCTGATGCTGACACTGCCGACATCTGGTCTTTGAAAAAACAGGGTCTGCCATCACCTGACAGTGTAATGAAAACCTCCCCTCTTTATGCAGCTGACAGGGTCTTTGGGCAGAGGAGAATGTCATTGAATCCTGACAGTGACGTTTGCCTCCTGCTGCCTGA